In the genome of Bacteroides mediterraneensis, the window TCTCACAACCCATCATTTTACCCAAATCAATCTGAAAGCCGTATTGTTCGATATGGACGGAGTGCTGTTCGATTCCATGAAAAACCACGCTGCGGCCTGGCATGAGGCGATGAAACAATATGGCATGAACCTGAGCAGAGAAGAGGCTTACCTCCATGAAGGACGCACCGGTGCCTCCACCATCAACATTGTCAGCCAAAGGGAAAGAGGCTACGAGGCTTCTGAAGAAGAAATCAACAAAATCTATCAAACCAAGAGCGACTTGTTCAACAGCCTCCCTAAAGCGGCCCCCATGCACGGAGCCCTCGAAGTATTGAAGAAGATAAAGGCTGCCGGCCTTATCCCTATGGTAGTCACCGGTTCCGGACAACATTCCTTGTTGGACAAACTGAATCACTACTTCCCAGACATCTTTCACCGCGAACTGATGGTCACGGCTTTCGACGTAAAATATGGGAAACCCAATCCGGAGCCCTACCTGATGGCCTTACAGAAAGCGGGAATCAAAGCTGATGAAGCGATTGTCATCGAAAATGCCCCACTCGGCGTACGGGCCGGAGTAGCTGCCGGAATCTTTACAGTCGCCCTGAATACCGGACCGCTTCCCGATGAAGTACTCTTGCAAGAAGGAGCTAACCTGCTTTTCCCTTCCATGCAAGCTTTCAGTGAAAACTGGGAATCGTTCTACCAGTGTCTGCAAACCACTTCCCTATAACAAAAAATCCACCCAAAGAGATACAGTATTTGTGCAACTCTTTCGGTGGATTCTTTTTTATTGCTCAAAAACTGGATTCGTTATTCCAACGCGAACAGCTTGCTTCTTGACAACAGGGAAGAACCTATCACATTCGCCTTTTCTTTTAACTCAGACAATACGATGTCTGAATCCTTATACATCAGATTCAGTGTATATTTACGGACAGCCGAGATAACCGGAGGAAGCAGGTATTCTCCTACTTTTGAAAATTCACCTCCAATAATCACCTGCTCGGGATTGAACACATTAATCAAGTCACCGATATGACGTCCCAGCTTGGCTCCGATTTCTTCCACCAGCTCAATGGCCAGCACATCTTCCCGACGTACCGCCGAAATAATATCGGCCAGCGTAATATCATCGATGGCTTTCTCTTTCAGCAGGATGGAATTTTCTCCCTGACGAAGACGGGCGATAAACTTACGATATAATGCCGAACAGGAAACTTCCGTCTCGATACATCCTTTCTTTCCGCAATAACAAATCTGCTGGTTGTCGTATCCATAGTTATGTCCAAATTCACCTGCAAACCCAGACATCCCGGAATACAACTTTCCATCAATGATGATGGCCATTCCCAGTCCCCAGTTCACATTAATAAAGATAAGATTCTTCGGACACTTCTCCGGGCGTGTGATGAATTCTCCATACGCCATAGCCCGGCTGTCATTGTCAATGCAGACATTGATGCCCAGCCTGTCGGTAAACATTTGAGCCAACGGCTTGTCACCAAATGTCAGGTGTGTATAACTGCATCCTGTTTCCGGATTGACACGTCCGGTCATGCCAATGCAAATATTCAATATTTTCGACTTGTCACAAGGAAGTTCATCGATAAAGATTTCGATTTCCCGACAGATGCGCTCCAGACACTCCGGTGTGTTTTCCAACGTAAACGGAATTTCCATCTTTGTTTGCAGCACATCCCCTTTAAAGTTGATGGCTCCCAGGCTTAAAGACTGTACAGCCAATGCCACTCCTATAAAATAGGCGGAATCCGAATTCAATCCGTATAAACTAGGATGACGTCCTCCACTGGTCTCCAGTTTTCCACAATCGTTCACATATCCCTCTTTGCACATTTCATCCACAAATTTTGTCACGGTAGGAACACTTAGCCCCATTGATTTAGACAAATCTGTAATTGTGGTGCTGCCTGCATAAATCAAATGCGTAATGATACGCTGTTTTACTAACGCACTTTTAACGCCTTTCTGTATGTTTGTCAATAGAGTCTGACCCATATTCGTTATTTTTTATAGAAACATTTACAAATGTAGAATTTTTCTTTAAAAAGTCAAGCATAAAAAATCTATTTTTTTATTTGACATTCTGAGTAAGCTTTGATATATTTGCAGAAGCAAGCTAACTTTCGAAGATTACAATTAAATTAATTTCAATATTCAAAATTCTAACCATCATGAGACTAATCATTGAACCTGATTACAGTGCTCTGTCCAACTGGGCAGCAAATTATGTAGCAAAGAAAATCAACGCAGCTAACCCTACTAAAGAAAAACCGTTTGTATTGGGTCTCCCTACCGGTTCATCTCCACTGGGAATGTATAAAGCCCTGATTGAATTGAATAAAAAAGGAGTTGTATCTTTTAAAAATGTAGTGACTTTCAATATGGACGAATACGTTGGGCTTCCAGAATCTCATCCGGAAAGTTACCACTCATTCATGTTCAACAATTTCTTCAACCACATTGACATCTGCAAGGAAAACATCCATATCCTGAACGGTAATGCAGCCGATTTGGAAGCAGAATGTGCCAACTATGAAAAAGAAATTGAGAAATTCGGCGGTATCGACCTGTTTCTGGGAGGTATCGGTCCCGACGGTCACATCGCATTCAACGAACCGGGTTCTTCATTGAGTTCACGCACCCGTGTGAAAACACTGACTACCGACACCATCATTGCCAACTCCCGTTTCTTTGAAAACGATGTGAACAAAGTGCCTAAAACCGCACTGACCGTAGGAGTAGGTACCGTGCTTTCTGCCAAGGAAGTGCTGATTATCTGCAACGGACACAACAAGGCTCGCGCTTTGCAGCATGCCGTAGAAGGAGGCATCACACAGATGTGGACCATCAGCGCACTCCAGATGCACCAGCACGGCATCATCGTATGTGACGAAGCTGCCACGGATGAACTGAAAGTCGGTACTTACAAATATTTCAAGGATATCGAAAAGAACAATCTTTAATTTACTGAATCATGAGAACAAACCTAAGCTCTCAAATCTCACTGAACCGTGTATCTCCCAGATACTACCGCCCGGAAAATGCGGTAGAACGCTCTGTGCTGACACGATTGGAAAAAATACCCACTAATATTTTCGAGACCATCGAGGAAGGTGTGGTACAGATTGCCAACGAAATCGTAGCTAAAATACAGGACAGACAACGGGAAGGAAAATTCTGTACTATTGCCGTAGGCACGGGAGCTTCCCTGCGTCCTCTTTTTGCCGAACTGATTCGGAAACACAAAGATGAAGGCGTCAGCTTCCGCAACGTGGTATTCTTCAACCTGTATGAATATTATCCGCTGAGCGAAGGAGGCGGCAGCAGCTTCAATCATTTGAACAAACTTTTCCTTTCCCAGATAGATATTGACCGCCAGAACATCTTCACCATGGACGGAACGATTCCTCAGGAAGGCATTACAGAACACTGCCGCTTGTACGAACAGCGTATCCAGACTTTCGGAGGCATTGACATTGTCATCATGGGAGTAGGTCGGGAAGGCAATATCGGTATGAATGAACCGGGTTCACATGCCAGTTCGACTACCCGTCTGATTCTGATTGATGCGACATCCCGTTCGGAAGCCGCACACAACATCGGAGTAGACAATCTGCCTCCATGCTCCATCACCATGGGTATCAATACCATCCTGAGCGCCCGCAAAGTATATTTGCTGGCATGGGGCGAAGACAAAGCCGACATCATCCGAAGTGCGGTAGAGGACAAGGTAAGTGATACATTGCCGGCTTCTTACCTGCAAATTCATGCCAACACGTCGGTCTGCATCGACCTGGCAGCCGCTGCCCATCTGACACGTATCCAACGTCCGTGGCTGGTAACGAGCTGTGAATGGAACGACAAGCTGGTGAGAAGCGCGATTGTATGGTTGTGCACCACACTCAACAAACCGATTCTGAAACTGACCAACAAAGATTACAACGAAAACGGCTTGAGCGAACTGCTGGCACTCTACGGCTCTGCCTACAATGCCAATATCAAAGTGTTCAACGACTTGCAGCATACCATTACCGGATGGCCGGGCGGAAAACCGAACGCAGACGATACGTATCGTCCGGAACGTGCCAAACCGTTCCCGAAACGGGTAGTGGTATTCTCTCCGCATCCGGATGATGACGTGATTTCCATGGGAGGAACCTTGCGCCGACTCGTACAGCAAGGGCATGACGTACACGTAGCCTATGAGACTTCCGGCAATATCGCCGTAGGTGATGAAGAAGTGGTACGCTTCATGCACTTCATCAACGGCTTCAACCAGCTGTTTGAAAACAGTGAAGACAAGGTTATCTGCGACAAATACGCTGAAATAAAGAAATTCCTCTCTACCAAGAAGGAAGGTGATATGGATACCCGCGACATCCTGACCATCAAAGGTCTCATCCGCCGCGGAGAAGCACGTACAGCTTGTACGTTCAACCACATTCCACTTGACCATTGCCACTTCCTGGATCTTCCCTTCTATGAAACCGGAAAGATTGAAAAGAATCCTATCAGCGAAGCCGATGTGGAAATCGTACTGAACCTGCTCCGTGAAGTAAAACCTCACCAGATTTACGTAGCCGGTGACCTGGCCGACCCACATGGTACCCACCGCGTATGTACGGACGCCGTATTCGCCGCCATCGACGAAGAAAAGAATGCCGGTGCCGAATGGTTGAAAGACTGTCGCATCTGGATGTACCGTGGTGCATGGGCCGAATGGGAAATCGAAAACATCGAAATGGCCGTGCCGCTGAGTCCGGAAGAACTTCGTGCAAAACGTAACTCCATCCTGAAACATCAGTCACAGATGGAAAGCGCACCGTTCCTGGGCAACGACGAACGCCTGTTCTGGCAAAGAAGTGAAGACCGTAACCGTGGAACTGCTTCACTTTACGACCATTTAGGACTGGCTTGCTATGAAGCCATGGAAGCTTTTGTAGAATATAAACCTATCTAAGTGCATATCTTATTTTAAGCCAAAAGACACAGAAACGCAGAAGTTCACCCTCAGGGAAGGACTTCTCGTTTCCGTGTCTTTTTTATTTCTGTATTTACCAATTTTTTACATACATGAAAAAACTACTCATACCCGCATTTGCATTTTGGCTCAGTTGCCTTTTCCCCTCGTGTACTTCAACTTCTACCAACCATTTTCTGAAAGAGGCCGACTACCGTAACAAAGTAGAAGCTGACTTCGGACAAAAAAAAGAAATACTCAACCGGGGAAATCTTTTTGACATCTTCAATGAAGAGATGTCACAGGAAGAACGGGAAGCCATGATGTTCCTGTATGCCTATATGACTCCGGGCGACATTTCCGATTATTCCGGAGAATTCTATCTGAAAAATGTACGTTTAGCACTCCAGAACCGGAAAGAAACCTCATGGGGAGCTGGAATTCCAGACATGATATTCCGCCACTTTGTACTTCCTGTCAGAGTCAATAATGAAAACCTGGACAATGCCCGCGAAGTGTTCCGCCAGGAACTGATGCCGCGTGTAGAAAAGTTATCCATGTACGACGCCGTACTGGAAGTAAACCACTGGTGTCATGAAAAAGTGGTCTACACCCCGACCGACAGCCGTACCAGCGCTCCGCTGGCTACCGTAAAAACGGCTTACGGACGTTGCGGAGAAGAATCCACCTTCCTGGTAGCTGCCCTGCGTGCCGTAGGTATTCCGGCCCGCCAGGTCTACACACCGCGCTGGGCACACACCGACGACAACCATGCCTGGGTAGAAGCCTGGGTGGACGGAAAATGGTACTTCCTCGGCGCCTGCGAACCGGAACCTGTGCTGAATCTGGGATGGTTCAACGCTCCGGCCAGCCGCGGCATGCTGATGCATACCAAAGTATTCGGTGCATACGACGGACCGGAAGAAGTGATGAAAACCACGGCCAACTACACCGAAATCAACATCATCGACAATTATGCGCAGAGTGCACCGGTCACCGTCACCGTGGTCGATTCATTGGGAAAGGCTGTGGAAGGTGCCCATGTAGAGTTCAAGATTTATAATTACGCTGAGTTCTTCACCGTAGCCAACAAAACGACTGACGCGCAAGGCAAAGCCTCACTTTCTGCCGGACTGGGCGACATGCTGGTATATGCTTCTGCCAACCAGCGCTTCGGACTGAAAAAAGTATCTTTCGGCAAGGACAAGGAAGTAACCCTTACCCTCTCCCACCGTCCGGGTGACGTGTTTGCAGATACCCTGCACATCGTACCGCCTGCCGAAAAGGCTAACCTGCCGGAGGTGACCGAAGCCCAGCGCAAGGAAAATACCCTGCGTATGGCCCAGGAAGATTCTATCCGCAATGCCTACGTGGCCAGCTTCCCGACAGAAGAAAAGGCCCAAGCATTTGCCCAAGAACAGAAACTGGACGAAACACGTACCAGCGACTTCATCATAAAATCCAGAGGCAACTACGCCGACATCATGCAGTTCCTCTCACATGCCGTGGAAAAAGGACAGGGCACACGGGCACTGGAGCTGCTGGGCACACTGGCCGAGAAGGACTTGCGCGATACACCTTGCTCCATTCTGGAAGACCACCTTTATGGCACGGACGCTACTGCGGACGTAAAAGAAGTGCTGGCCCCGCGTATTGCCAGCGAAATGCTGACACCTTACAGGAGTTACTTGCAGAAGGCATTTCCTGCCGAACTGGCTGCCCAATTCAAAACCGACCCACAAGCGCTTGTGAAATGGTGTAAGGACAGCCTGACCATCCGCAATGACCTGAGCACCTTGTTTACAACCACCTCACCGGAAGGAGTATGGCGCAGCCGGGTGACAGACTCCCAGTCCAGAGACATCTTCTTTGTAGCAGCCGCCCGCAGTCTGGGCATTCCTGCCTGGAAAGATGAAGTGAACGGCAATATCTGCTACCGTCTGAACGGCAATCCGGTGCTGGTGGACTTTGAAAAATCGGAAGGAGGCAACTTGTCGGAAGGCATACTGAAGGCCACCTACGAACCGATTCCCCGACTGGACAACCCGAAATATTACACCCACTTCACCTTGTCGAAGTACGACAACGGTACTTTCCAGCTACAGAACCATCCGGAAGATGCCAGCTGGACCTCTCTGCTGAAAAACGGAAGCCAGATGTCGACGGGATATTACATGCTGGTGACCGGCAGCCGTATGGCCAACGGAGGCGTATTGAGCCAGGTTTCTTTCTTTACAGTAGAAGAAGGCAAGACCACGGTCACTCCGCTTTGCATGCGCAACAATACGGAGGAAGTACGTGTCATCGGCAACTTCAATTCAGAAGCGTTGTACACCCGACCGGACAACGGGGAACAGGTATCTATCCTCAGCACCACAGGCCGCGGTTATTACATTGTCGGTGTACTGGGCGTAGGACAGGAACCTACCAACCATGCCTTGAAAGACATCGAAATCAAGAAAGCGGAATTTGAAAAATGGGGACGTACGATTGTACTGCTCTTTACCGACGAAGCGGCCTACCGGAAATTCGACCGCAAAGAGTTCCCCAACCTGCCATCGAACGTGGTATTTGGAATCGACAAGGACGGAAGCATCCTCAAGATGATGGCCGAAAACATGAAACTGGGCAACAAGCCCACCCTGCCGGTGATTATCCTGGGCGATACGTTCAACCGCGTGGTCTTCGAGTCACACGGATACACCATCGGCATGGGCGAGCAACTGCTCCACGTCATCCACGGGCTGTAAGCGCCGCGATGGTACGACGGACCTTTTCGGGGGTCGTGACCGGATGACAATATTCATCCATATCCGTACCTCCCATCGACAAAGCTGGATTGCGAAGAAGCATCCGGCTTTCTTTTTGCTCACGCGCCGAGAAATGGAATTCACCGGCACCTGTCACCCTGGCCAGTTCCGCGATGTTGTGTTCATTCACCCCGCAACCCGGCATGATAATGATACGGTCGCCTGCCTGCTTCACCAGTTCCGCCAGCAACGTAGCCCCTTCTATCGCAGTGGGCATCTGGCCGGAAGTCAGCACACGGTTCACTCCCATATCAATCAGTTCCTCCAACACCTTAGCAGGAGACTTCACATAATCAAACGCACGATGAAAAGTGACCGAGAGTCCCTTGGCAGCCTTCATCAATCGCTGCATGGCCGGCTTGTCGAGATCTCCTTCCGGAGTCAGACAGCCGAACACCACTCCGTCGGCTCCAGCCTGACGGGCGGCCAGAATGTCTTCTTCCATGATGTCAAGTTCCGAAGGAGTGTACAGAAAATCTCCTCCGCGCGGACGGATAATGACATGCAGACGGATATCAATCAATTTCCGGGCCACCTTGATTTCGCCAATGGAGGGAGTGGTTCCCCCTTCCGGCATGCCGGCACACAATTCAACCCGATGGGCTCCTCCCTGCTGGGCAGCCACACAACTCTCCGCGGAGTTCGCGCAAATTTCAAACATGTAGTTTTTCATCTTTCAGTACACTTTAAAGAATGATTTTTTCACCTTCCGGAAACACCTTTGCGTTTACCGGAAAACGCCTTGACGTTTTACTCAAAACGTAAGTGCGTTTTATATGAAACGCAAGTACGTTTTACCTGAAACGCAAGTGCGTTTTCAACCAAACGTCGAAGCGTTTTTCTTTCTTCGTCCGCACGGATTCCGAAAGGTATCGGTTTATAAACAAAAAAGCTTATTAAACCGTTCATTCTCAGTCTAATAAGCTATCATGTACGCCCGTGGGGAGTCGAACCCCAATCGAAGGAACCGGAATCCTTTATTCTATCCATTGAACTACGGGCGCAAATACCAATAAACACACTTTCCAGCTTCCTTTGTCGAAAAGGATATTTCGAAAGCGTGACAAAAATACAATTATTCCCCCTTTTCTCCTAATTTTTTCAGGAAAAAATAATTTTTCTCCCTCAAAATAGTTGTATCTCACTCACGCTCAGAAAGCCACCTCCTTAGAACTGGAAGTAGATAAAGGGCTGAATATCGCTGCTTTTCACCTGTATCACCAGGTAAATCAAGGCAATCATCACCACGGCCTGTGCCACCAGCGGCAAGCGCACCATACCGCGGCTGCAGGCGTTCTGCCAGCTATCAGGACAGAAATGGAGCAGAAAACCGACTCCCATCAGCACAAAAACTTTCCAGTAACCCGTCAGAAGCTGTTCCAGCAATTCCGGATGGAAGGCCGTGAATATCTGACGAATCATGGTGACAGAGGCTTCAAACGTGGCATTGCGGAAGAAAATCCAGCAGAAGCACACAAAATGGAAGGTCAGTACCACGGCAAAAAATTTCCGTATGCCCTGACTACGGTACTGCTTGGAACGCCCCAGCAAACTGCGGAAGAACTTATGCAAGGCAAGTGCCACTCCGTGCAGTCCGCCCCACACCACAAAGTTCCAGGAAGCTCCATGCCAGAGTCCTCCCAGCAGCATGGTCAATATCAGGTTGATATAGGTACGAATCTTTCCTTTCCGGTTGCCTCCCAGAGAGATATAAAGGTAGTCGCGCAACCAGGTAGACAAAGAGATATGCCAACGATGCCAGAAATCAGTCACACTGTCCGCCTTGTAAGGCGAGTTGAAGTTGAGCGGAAAACGGAATCCCAACAGCAAGGCAATACCGATAGCCATGTCACTATACCCCGAGAAGTCACAGTAAATCTGCAAGGCATACCCGTACACTCCAAACAAGTTCTCCAGTCCCGAATACAATCCCGGATTATCAAATATACGTTCTACGAAGTTCACACTGATGTAGTCCGAAATGACCGCCTTCTTGAACAGGCCACTCACGATAAAGAAAATCCCCTGTCCGAACATCTCCGACGAAACGAAAAGCGGCTGCCGGATTTGCGGAATGAAATCGCGGGCACGCACAATCGGTCCGGCTACCAGCTGCGGAAAGAAGGACACATAAAACGCATAATCCAGCAGGTTCGACAATGGCTTCAAATCCCGGCGATACACATCGATGGTGTAGCTCAGCGACTGGAAAGTGAAAAACGAAATACCTACCGGCAAGAAGATGTCGAGCGGCTGGAACTGTCCGTTCCACAAGGGGGCCAGCATCTCATAGAAGAAATTCGTGTACTTGAAATAGCAGAGCAATCCGAGGTTGATACACAAACTGCACATCACCAGCATTTTCCGTTTCCATGCCGGCACCGTGACCTCCATCCTGCGGGCCAGCAGGAAATCGGACACCGTGACAATACCCAGCAGGAAAAAGTAGAACCCGCTGCTTTTATAATAGAAGTAATACGAGAACAAAGTGACAAACAGCAGGCGTGCCGTGGTCTTCTTCTGCAAGAGAAGATAGACCAGACTGAATCCTAAGAAAAGAAAAAGAAACAGTCCACTGCTGAAAATCATCGGCTGCGCGGAATCATACGTCAGCACATCCTTCAATCTATCCCAGTCAATTCCGAGTTCCGTCCAGTTGAGTTTCCACATAATTGTTGTATGATTTGATAATCGCTTCGTGTAATAATAATCCTTGCAGGATATATCCGTCCTGCGTGAAATGAATCTTGTCCCGTTGGTAATAGTTTCCGGCGCTCCAGTTCAGGCATGCCCGCCGTTCGCCGCCCACAATGTGGTACATGTCCCACAAGGCCAGTTTCCGGGAAGCCGCATAATCCTGTTCCGTCTTCACCACCAGTTTTGTTCGGGGATTGATTACCCGGGCCCCCCTCCTGCCGTTGCGCACGTAAGCCCCCGGTGGGGTGGTCAGCAGATAAACCGCCTGCGGACACCCTTTTTTCAGCTCTCCCAACAGATAATCTATATGCGCTATATGTTCGGTAGAAGAATAACGACGGGCGTGAGCCTCATTTGTGCCAAAAGAAAGAATCACCAAGTCGGGATTCAAGTCGATAATCTGCTGTATGTTCTCCGGCGTAGAGAAAGAACCGTAAGTCGCTCCGTTCACCCCCAGTATGTGGTAGACGATTCCCGCAGCCCCCGTTTCGTGCGCCAGTCCGGACGTACGGTAATTCACCTGCATATCCAGTACCGCTTCCCGTCCGAAATCATCTTCCAGCTGCCGGCGGACCACATACGGAAACACATGTCCCCGCACGTGCGAGTCACCGATGTGCACAATGCGCAGCGGGCGGTCGAGCACGGAAAGCTTCTGCCAGAAAGGAAGCAGTTCTCCCGTCGGGTCTTCAATCCGGTTTTCCGTTGTTTCCCTGAAACTGGCAGGCATCGCATGGCTCACCTGGACAAATTTCAGCAACTGCTGCATGGCCTTGCTGTCGGACACATGACCGGAATGACGGTCAGGGCGTGATTTCACCGGCAACACATCCTGTGCCGACACCTCCATGGTCCAAAGACACAGGACGCACCACGCTATCCAGACACACAGTTTATTCCATCTCATAAGCTTTCCGTTTTTCATACTGTTCCTTTCCGTACATCAACGTCTCAAACAGAAGTCCGGCAATGTGCTTACCTCCCCTGAAATTGATGTGCGTATAATCGTAATTGGCCATCTGCGGTTTGCTTTCCACCATCTTCACCATGCTGCCTTCCCCTCCCATGGCCTCAAACATGTTCCAGAATGCCACATGCGTCTCTGCGGCCAGCGCCTGCTGATAACGAATCAGCCGTTTCACTCCCGGCATGGTACACAGTTCACCGTTCTCATCTTTGTATTCCCGATCACCCACACTGACAATCAGAATCGAGGTTTCAGGGAAAGCCTCTTTCAGACGTTCCACAATGGGTTGCATGGCATCCTTATAATACGTATAGTTCAACACTTTTTCCGAAGCCACATTCAACCCATATTGCAACACTATCAAATCGTAAGGCCGCAACCGGTTGTACTGGCGGAGAATAGACATCGGGATATGCCCCAGCTGCTGCCCGCTACTGCCACGGGTACTGAAATTATCCACCACTACTCCTTGCTTCGGGTCCATGGTCACCGCATAAAACAAAGCAGCCGAGTCCAGCTTTTCCACATTCCAGCGTACGGAACCAATCCGACCGCCCACTGACACGGCCTGCAACTCCCCGTTCCCTTTTACAGGAAACAATCTACCTTGCCCTCCATTGACTGAGACACTCAGCGTCACAGAGTCTGAAGCCAGGAAATAACACGTAGACAAGTCGCAGGTATCGATACGGGAAAGAAAACGCTTCTCTCCTTTCAGCGTGACATACGCCCCCGGAGAAGGGATGAAGTAATGATTGGAAATATCCTGACGGGAACGGTCGAAATAGACGGAGTCCGTAATGGCATGGCTGCTCCATCCGCCAAACGACTGGTGGACGGTAGGACGGAAACCGGCAATCTTGTTCGTTATCGGCACGTAGCCCACTCCACATCCGCCAAAACGCTTCTGCAGCATTTCGCGTAAATCGCCAGTCAAGATATCAGCCTCAATAAAAGAATCTCCGAAATAAGCGATACGCACCGGACGGTCCATCGCATTGACCTGTCCCAGTGCCTCATAAAAAAGATTCATGCCACGCCCTGTAGAGTCCACGTATTCCTCAATGCAGACCATACCGCTCTTGCAGGTATCCACAAAGGCCGGCTTCACAGGAGGTGGCAAGACAAGGGTATCGGAATCCATCGGTTCCATCACCTCTTTTTTGATGCGTATATCGGAAAGCAAATCCACCCTCCTCAAAGGCTTGTTACGGAAAGAGAGAGACGGCAGAAAATGCAAGGCAAACAGACCTGCCACTACCAAAAGCGTAAACAGGAAAGTATATAATAATCTATTCTTCATGAATTTTCCTCTAAAATCGAGTGCAAAGATAGTGAAAGCCGAGTGCAGAGGCAAATAGAAAACGCAGTTTTCTGATTTTGACTATGCCGAGGCGTAGCC includes:
- a CDS encoding copper homeostasis protein CutC, with protein sequence MKNYMFEICANSAESCVAAQQGGAHRVELCAGMPEGGTTPSIGEIKVARKLIDIRLHVIIRPRGGDFLYTPSELDIMEEDILAARQAGADGVVFGCLTPEGDLDKPAMQRLMKAAKGLSVTFHRAFDYVKSPAKVLEELIDMGVNRVLTSGQMPTAIEGATLLAELVKQAGDRIIIMPGCGVNEHNIAELARVTGAGEFHFSAREQKESRMLLRNPALSMGGTDMDEYCHPVTTPEKVRRTIAALTARG
- a CDS encoding glucosamine-6-phosphate deaminase, yielding MRTNLSSQISLNRVSPRYYRPENAVERSVLTRLEKIPTNIFETIEEGVVQIANEIVAKIQDRQREGKFCTIAVGTGASLRPLFAELIRKHKDEGVSFRNVVFFNLYEYYPLSEGGGSSFNHLNKLFLSQIDIDRQNIFTMDGTIPQEGITEHCRLYEQRIQTFGGIDIVIMGVGREGNIGMNEPGSHASSTTRLILIDATSRSEAAHNIGVDNLPPCSITMGINTILSARKVYLLAWGEDKADIIRSAVEDKVSDTLPASYLQIHANTSVCIDLAAAAHLTRIQRPWLVTSCEWNDKLVRSAIVWLCTTLNKPILKLTNKDYNENGLSELLALYGSAYNANIKVFNDLQHTITGWPGGKPNADDTYRPERAKPFPKRVVVFSPHPDDDVISMGGTLRRLVQQGHDVHVAYETSGNIAVGDEEVVRFMHFINGFNQLFENSEDKVICDKYAEIKKFLSTKKEGDMDTRDILTIKGLIRRGEARTACTFNHIPLDHCHFLDLPFYETGKIEKNPISEADVEIVLNLLREVKPHQIYVAGDLADPHGTHRVCTDAVFAAIDEEKNAGAEWLKDCRIWMYRGAWAEWEIENIEMAVPLSPEELRAKRNSILKHQSQMESAPFLGNDERLFWQRSEDRNRGTASLYDHLGLACYEAMEAFVEYKPI
- a CDS encoding ROK family transcriptional regulator, whose product is MGQTLLTNIQKGVKSALVKQRIITHLIYAGSTTITDLSKSMGLSVPTVTKFVDEMCKEGYVNDCGKLETSGGRHPSLYGLNSDSAYFIGVALAVQSLSLGAINFKGDVLQTKMEIPFTLENTPECLERICREIEIFIDELPCDKSKILNICIGMTGRVNPETGCSYTHLTFGDKPLAQMFTDRLGINVCIDNDSRAMAYGEFITRPEKCPKNLIFINVNWGLGMAIIIDGKLYSGMSGFAGEFGHNYGYDNQQICYCGKKGCIETEVSCSALYRKFIARLRQGENSILLKEKAIDDITLADIISAVRREDVLAIELVEEIGAKLGRHIGDLINVFNPEQVIIGGEFSKVGEYLLPPVISAVRKYTLNLMYKDSDIVLSELKEKANVIGSSLLSRSKLFALE
- the nagB gene encoding glucosamine-6-phosphate deaminase — its product is MRLIIEPDYSALSNWAANYVAKKINAANPTKEKPFVLGLPTGSSPLGMYKALIELNKKGVVSFKNVVTFNMDEYVGLPESHPESYHSFMFNNFFNHIDICKENIHILNGNAADLEAECANYEKEIEKFGGIDLFLGGIGPDGHIAFNEPGSSLSSRTRVKTLTTDTIIANSRFFENDVNKVPKTALTVGVGTVLSAKEVLIICNGHNKARALQHAVEGGITQMWTISALQMHQHGIIVCDEAATDELKVGTYKYFKDIEKNNL
- a CDS encoding transglutaminase domain-containing protein — translated: MKKLLIPAFAFWLSCLFPSCTSTSTNHFLKEADYRNKVEADFGQKKEILNRGNLFDIFNEEMSQEEREAMMFLYAYMTPGDISDYSGEFYLKNVRLALQNRKETSWGAGIPDMIFRHFVLPVRVNNENLDNAREVFRQELMPRVEKLSMYDAVLEVNHWCHEKVVYTPTDSRTSAPLATVKTAYGRCGEESTFLVAALRAVGIPARQVYTPRWAHTDDNHAWVEAWVDGKWYFLGACEPEPVLNLGWFNAPASRGMLMHTKVFGAYDGPEEVMKTTANYTEINIIDNYAQSAPVTVTVVDSLGKAVEGAHVEFKIYNYAEFFTVANKTTDAQGKASLSAGLGDMLVYASANQRFGLKKVSFGKDKEVTLTLSHRPGDVFADTLHIVPPAEKANLPEVTEAQRKENTLRMAQEDSIRNAYVASFPTEEKAQAFAQEQKLDETRTSDFIIKSRGNYADIMQFLSHAVEKGQGTRALELLGTLAEKDLRDTPCSILEDHLYGTDATADVKEVLAPRIASEMLTPYRSYLQKAFPAELAAQFKTDPQALVKWCKDSLTIRNDLSTLFTTTSPEGVWRSRVTDSQSRDIFFVAAARSLGIPAWKDEVNGNICYRLNGNPVLVDFEKSEGGNLSEGILKATYEPIPRLDNPKYYTHFTLSKYDNGTFQLQNHPEDASWTSLLKNGSQMSTGYYMLVTGSRMANGGVLSQVSFFTVEEGKTTVTPLCMRNNTEEVRVIGNFNSEALYTRPDNGEQVSILSTTGRGYYIVGVLGVGQEPTNHALKDIEIKKAEFEKWGRTIVLLFTDEAAYRKFDRKEFPNLPSNVVFGIDKDGSILKMMAENMKLGNKPTLPVIILGDTFNRVVFESHGYTIGMGEQLLHVIHGL
- a CDS encoding HAD-IA family hydrolase produces the protein MFQQNIHQYLTTHHFTQINLKAVLFDMDGVLFDSMKNHAAAWHEAMKQYGMNLSREEAYLHEGRTGASTINIVSQRERGYEASEEEINKIYQTKSDLFNSLPKAAPMHGALEVLKKIKAAGLIPMVVTGSGQHSLLDKLNHYFPDIFHRELMVTAFDVKYGKPNPEPYLMALQKAGIKADEAIVIENAPLGVRAGVAAGIFTVALNTGPLPDEVLLQEGANLLFPSMQAFSENWESFYQCLQTTSL